From the Nymphaea colorata isolate Beijing-Zhang1983 unplaced genomic scaffold, ASM883128v2 scaffold0772, whole genome shotgun sequence genome, the window TCTGGCCTGTAGAcaggcggaggaggagggagcGCCTTTGGCTTCTGCTCTTCGCTTTCGTTCTCTTCTGACTATGAATACTTATCGTTTTTCTGCTCCTCTATCTTCTTCCTTTCGACTCGCCTGGCCTCCatccttttcatcttttcctttgatttGTTGCACCAGTCACTGGCGATTTCCTTGGGCCAGCTGTCGTACTGCTTTTTGAGCTTGAGGAGGTGGACGGTGTACTTGGCGATGACGCCCTCGATGGTGAGGGTTTCCTTGGTGAGGTTGATGGCGGGCTGCAGCCGAGCAGGTACTCGTTGACGTCGAACCCGTAAGTCTCGCCGACCATCCTGTACTTCTCAGTGCGAACGAGCTCGTTGAAGGCCTCCCTGTAGGCGGTGAGCCCGTCCGAGAGCAGGATGTACATCTTGCCCTGCATCGGGTTGAGTCCGGCGATCTACCGGCGGTCGCGCGTACGCTCCAGGCGCCGCATGACTCCAGAaaccttttccttctccttctcgtCCTCCTCCCGGTTGAGGATGTTCTCGAGACACTTGAGCATGGCCTTGATCTCCAAGTCCTGGCCCTGATTCATTTTGTATAATCTACAATATAACCAACCACCTGCCTCCCCAACAGAGCACTTCCCTTCAACAACAGGGCGCAATTTTATAAACTTGTCTCCATTTCCCCACCGCCTAGCAGAGAACGGACAAAGACGTGCTATAATCAATGGGAGCTTTCACGATCATCGGTCATAGCTTTTTGAAGAACTTGTCACAGAGGTCGTCGGTCATGCTGCTTTCCTCCTCGGGGATGATTACCCAGTCGTTTTCTTCGGTGGGCGTGTAGTGCCTGGGGCCGAGTGGAAGCCCACGCAGGGCCTGATTTCGGCTTCCTTCAGGTTTTCGCAGATGGTTTATAGGATTTCGTCGAGGTACTGGCGGTCGTTGTTGTTGACCATGGGCTCCACGTCGAAGTGGATCTTGTTGGAGTCCTTCCCGTAGAAGTTGTAGTAGTAGTCTGAGCGGGGGATCTCGTTGTCGATCTCCTGCCCCAGCATCAGTCCCGTCTCGTAGGTCCAGCAGCGCGCCACGTTCTCGATGGTGTAGCCGCCTCCTCCCAGCAGCACCATGGGCGTGCCGAAGCTCTTCATGAAGGTGAGCAGCTCGCCGTGGCCCTTGATGGAGAGGTTGAGGTGGCCCAGCTTGTCCCTGGAGAGCGAGTCTGCGCCGCACTGGATGACCATGACGTCGGGCACGTAGAAGGAGCAGATCCTGCTCATGATCTTCTTGAAGAGCTCCAGGAAGGAGGCGTCGTCCATGCCCTTCTTGAGGGGGATGTTGGCAGTGTAGAACTTGCCGACGCCCTCGCCCACCTCGTCGAGCGCGCCCGTCCCCGGGAAGAAGTCCTCCTCGAACTCGTGGAAGCTGACGGTGAAGACGCGGTTGGTGTGGAAGAAGGCCTCCTCGACG encodes:
- the LOC116245612 gene encoding LOW QUALITY PROTEIN: histone deacetylase clr6-like (The sequence of the model RefSeq protein was modified relative to this genomic sequence to represent the inferred CDS: substituted 1 base at 1 genomic stop codon) → MRKVCYLYNEDITKYEFSKEHPMKTKRMKMVHSLINNYGLSTQLRMFHSKEATSEELCAFHHPLYIKYLESWVSPKAEQIVEQYSTSETERIKMREDTKLNPIFKINQTVDCPGFEGLYDFCRLAAGGSIDAADLIIAGEGDIVINWSGGYHHGKKSEASGFCYINDIVLCILXLLKAYPRVLYLDIDVHHGDGVEEAFFHTNRVFTVSFHEFEEDFFPGTGALDEVGEGVGKFYTANIPLKKGMDDASFLELFKKIMSRICSFYVPDVMVIQCGADSLSRDKLGHLNLSIKGHGELLTFMKSFGTPMVLLGGGGYTIENVARCWTYETGLMLGQEIDNEIPRSDYYYNFYGKDSNKIHFDVEPMVNNNDRQRWGNGDKFIKLRPVVEGKCSVGEAGGWLYCRLYKMNQGQDLEIKAMLKCLENILNREEDEKEKEKVSGVMRRLERTRDRR